The genomic window AGAAGCAAACAGTTGAGACTGCATTGCCACGTGGTCGGGAGAACAAGTACTTCACATGTCCCTCGAAGGTGCTGAGCGCCCTGATCCCGAAGTAACTGCCCAGGATGCACTGGTGCAGAAACTCGGTGGCCAGATAGAGGCGACTCAGCCACATGCAGACCACCATTCCAATGATCAGCAGATACATGAGGCAGCGGCAGAAGGGCGAACGCCAGGACACAAAGCGATCCCAGCAGCGGACGAAGAAGAACGAGGCCAGGATGAGCACGAACACGGTGAAGGTCATCGAGTGGGCACAGGGCAGTCCACCGGTAACCTCGCAGCTTAGCTGATTACTTTCCAGGGCCACCTTCGGTTTCTTGAGTACTCTCCTATTGGCATACTGCTCACGCAGAAACCACAAAGGACGCGTCTCCGGACATATCCTGTTCGGAACATAAGTatgatatatttatgtatggaGGGGATGCCATTCAGGAAGGATTCTCTGTGCTTTTCGATATAACTTACCACTTTTCAAAGGAGTTCAGTGTGCTAATAAGAGTAATCGCCGTGAACAGATGCAATAGGATTTCCTGACTAAAAATGCCACATAGGGGAATAAAGATGTTGAACATGTTGCTTGGCTCCAATTGAACGCTAAAAAAGTGCCAAAGTGGCTTTCCAAAACTCAAGctgcaaaatgcatttttcattaacAATGTTTAGCCGGAAAATTCAGTAAGTTCCTACCGTTCCTGAGCCCATTCGTTGATGAAAAGCTCGCGCGAGAGCGTTGTATTGTATGCACCCGAAACAACGTGCATTATAGTCTCCATAATTGCTagttcttaaaaattttattcaaattttatttactgcTTTTCGTTTTCAAGTCTTTTAGTCAATATGAAATGTTTATAGTGGCTTGCTTGTTTGCTGTTTAACATCCTTGaacagctgttgttttttGGGCCTGCGCACTTCTTGTCAAAATGGGGTGACAAGTAAAATTAGTGTTAAAACAACTACTACTGCTTGCAACTGCTTGATGGCGCCAATATAtacaacatttaaaatatatttatttaagataAGTGAAATTATATAAGGAACACTCatattttgtatgcttttttaCTTTATTACCGCTTTCCACCCCTCATAAAAACACAGTTCCTCTTTTACGTATATAGataattgtaaaatttttaataaataatgtgaACGGTTTACAAAAACTGATAACAAAtcatattttcaataaatacacatatacatacatacacatatataagTAGAGGCCTTTTTGTTGTTCTCGCTATGATTGCAGTGATTTTGTTTACAATGGAATACATTTTCTTAACGCACTAAGCAAAACTTGACTAAATTATGATTGTACGATTAGCCTACGATTAAGGAA from Drosophila yakuba strain Tai18E2 chromosome 2L, Prin_Dyak_Tai18E2_2.1, whole genome shotgun sequence includes these protein-coding regions:
- the LOC6526623 gene encoding glucose-6-phosphatase 2 produces the protein METIMHVVSGAYNTTLSRELFINEWAQERLSFGKPLWHFFSVQLEPSNMFNIFIPLCGIFSQEILLHLFTAITLISTLNSFEKWICPETRPLWFLREQYANRRVLKKPKVALESNQLSCEVTGGLPCAHSMTFTVFVLILASFFFVRCWDRFVSWRSPFCRCLMYLLIIGMVVCMWLSRLYLATEFLHQCILGSYFGIRALSTFEGHVKYLFSRPRGNAVSTVCFLGGLAVSVYFVKLQLNMDPHWSVREGFKWCPEPTYLRHEVTPVFGLVRDLGNLMGLALASPLYKVEMKQSSFWRRCRLLGLLEFVNYGLRLSTMKQSGRFAFLAYEFIRNAAHTLVLIKYLPKFY